In Rhea pennata isolate bPtePen1 chromosome 34, bPtePen1.pri, whole genome shotgun sequence, one genomic interval encodes:
- the LOC134152876 gene encoding zinc finger protein RFP-like, whose protein sequence is MQAMAESDPLESLRKEASCSICLDYFSDPVSINCGHSFCRDCITRCSGKSERKFACPQCRGAAQKRKFRPNRELRNLAEIAKKLSCRPDRPAGEENVCEKHQEPLKLFCHEDQMAICVVCDRSRAHRAHTVSPIEEAAQHCQEQIQNKLKSLKDERERLQGLKLTGEKRSQEYLQQTRVERWKIASAFKQLQQFQDEQERLLLLWLEDAEKQVVQTQAESDGRLAVEISHLDHLIQELQGINPLPENKSLQDARSALNRCEVMSFQQLVEKFPRAEKRLKDLSQKNIVLKEALRKFKESLPVELDVQWANVTLDPETANPHLVLSEDRRSVVWEETPQNLPNNPQRFDTYCSVLGHEGFTAGRHYWEVHLGSRGFWAVGVARDSAWRKGWISLAPSQGIWAVGICGDKFQAFTSFDAVQPLNGRPRTIRVSLDYEKGHVAFFDADNETLAFAFSSASFNGEKILPFFWVWESRIQLTP, encoded by the exons ATGCAAG CCATGGCCGAGAGTGACCCTCTGGAGAGCCTGCGGAAAGAGGCGTCCTGCTCCATCTGCCTGGATTATTTCAGCGACCCCGTGTCCATCAACTGCGGCCACAGCTTCTGCAGGGACTGCATCACCCGCTGCTCCGGCAAATCCGAGCGGAAATTCGCCTGCCCCCAGTGCCGAGGAGCGGCCCAAAAGCGGAAATTCAGGCCCAACCGGGAGCTGAGGAACCTGGCGGAGATCGCCAAGAAGCTGAGCTGCCGCCCGGACCGCCCGGCCGGAGAGGAAAACGTCTGCGAGAAGCACCAGGAGCCGCTGAAGCTCTTCTGCCACGAGGACCAGATGGCCATCTGCGTGGTGTGCGACCGCTCGCGAGCCCACCGCGCTCACACCGTCAGCCCCATCGAGGAGGCCGCCCAGCACTGCCAA GAACAAAtccaaaacaaactgaagagCCTCaaggatgagagagagagactccAAGGCTTAAAACTGActggggagaagagaagccAAGAGTATCTG CAACAGACGAGAGTCGAGAGGTGGAAAATCGCATCAGCCTttaagcagctgcagcagttcCAGGACGAACAGGAGCGCCTGctcctgctgtggctggaggACGCGGAGAAGCAGGTCGTGCAGACTCAGGCTGAGAGCGACGGGAGGCTCGCTGTGGAGATCTCCCACCTGGACCACCTCATCCAGGAGCTGCAAGGCATAAACCCGCTGCCAGAGAACAAATCCCTGCAG GATGCCAGGAGTGCCTTGAACAG gtGTGAAGTAATGAGTTTCCAGCAATTGGTGGAGAAGTTTCCAAGAGCAGAGAAGCGACTCAAGGATTTGTCTCAGAAAAACATTGTGCTGAAGGAAGCTCTGAGGAAATTCAAAG aGAGTCTTCCCGTTGAACTGGACGTGCAATGGG CAAACGTGACTCTGGATCCAGAAACAGCAAACCCTCACCTCGTCCTCTCGGAGGACCGGAGGAGCGTGGTGTGGGAAGAAACGCCGCAGAACCTGCCCAACAACCCCCAGCGATTTGACACCTACTGCTCCGTGCTGGGCCACGAGGGCTTCACGGCAGGGAGGCATTACTGGGAAGTGCATCTGGGCAGCCGGGGATTTTGGGCTGTGGGGGTGGCCAGAGactcagcctggagaaagggCTGGATTAGCCTGGCCCCTTCCCAGGGGATCTGGGCTGTTGGCATCTGCGGAGACAAGTTCCAAGCTTTCACCTCCTTCGACGCAGTCCAGCCTCTAAACGGAAGGCCGAGGACTATCCGGGTCTCTCTGGATTACGAGAAGGGACACGTGGCCTTCTTTGACGCTGATAATGAGACCTTGGCTTTCGCTTTTTCCTCGGCCTCTTTTAACGGAGAGAAAATCCTGCCCTTCTTCTGGGTTTGGGAGTCCAGGATCCAGCTGACTCCCTGA